A single genomic interval of Staphylococcus hyicus harbors:
- the gtfA gene encoding accessory Sec system glycosyltransferase GtfA, whose product MTLYNINFGIGWASSGVEYAQMYRAKLLRGLNYPQKYVFLDFINAENIQTLTENIGFKDDEVIWLYQYFTDIPIAPSSFTLEQLKSEIYEPIVREETEGKIHRLFLNDNQTFITCYLKNLDQNIVDRAEFVIDGKLVRKDFYSYVRIFSEYYAPHENAAKIYMRQFYNEDGSIAYNEYIDGQTNVYRFKNKVLYSRQAFIAYFMECLNLTSKDIVLLDRASEVGQALVQHKGQSKMGVVVHAEHFSQHATDEHHVLWNNYYEYQFMQANEIDFYITATQLQNDILTAQFKKYHHRTPKVYTIPVGSIHELKKPKRKRQPYSMISASRLANEKHIDWLVRAAIIAKKEVPALQFDIYGEGGAKGQLETLIREHEAGDYIRLKGHVHLEDIYQKYKLFVSASTSEGFGLTLLEAVGSGLGMIGFDVNYGNPTFIRDGKNGYLLPVNAKEEASEAIVQRYAASIVKFFNDGPRGAHKVSYNVARPFLTSDIQLKWKQCLGEVSHD is encoded by the coding sequence GTGACATTATACAATATCAATTTTGGTATAGGATGGGCAAGTAGTGGTGTAGAATATGCGCAAATGTATCGCGCCAAATTATTGAGGGGCTTGAATTACCCTCAAAAATACGTATTTTTAGATTTTATTAATGCAGAAAACATTCAAACATTAACTGAAAATATTGGTTTTAAAGATGATGAAGTGATTTGGTTATATCAATACTTTACAGATATTCCAATTGCGCCTTCGAGTTTTACGCTTGAACAACTTAAATCAGAAATTTATGAACCGATAGTACGTGAAGAAACGGAAGGGAAAATTCATCGTTTATTTTTGAATGACAATCAAACGTTTATCACGTGTTATTTAAAAAATTTGGACCAAAACATTGTCGACCGCGCGGAATTTGTCATAGATGGGAAGTTGGTGCGTAAAGATTTTTATAGTTACGTACGTATCTTCTCTGAATATTATGCACCACATGAGAATGCTGCGAAAATCTATATGCGCCAATTTTATAATGAAGATGGGTCAATAGCATATAACGAATATATAGATGGACAAACGAATGTGTATCGCTTTAAAAATAAAGTGCTATATAGCCGACAAGCATTTATTGCCTACTTTATGGAGTGTCTGAATTTAACTTCTAAAGATATTGTTCTTTTAGATCGTGCAAGTGAAGTAGGTCAAGCGCTCGTGCAACATAAGGGACAAAGTAAAATGGGAGTCGTTGTCCATGCGGAACATTTTAGTCAACATGCGACGGACGAACATCATGTATTATGGAATAATTATTATGAATATCAATTTATGCAAGCAAATGAAATTGACTTTTATATTACGGCAACACAATTACAAAATGATATTTTGACAGCGCAATTTAAAAAGTATCATCACCGAACGCCAAAAGTGTATACCATTCCTGTCGGAAGCATACATGAACTTAAAAAGCCTAAACGAAAACGTCAACCATATTCAATGATTAGTGCATCACGTTTAGCCAATGAAAAACATATTGATTGGCTAGTGCGTGCAGCAATTATAGCCAAAAAAGAGGTGCCAGCACTACAATTTGATATTTACGGTGAAGGTGGGGCAAAAGGACAACTTGAAACGCTGATTCGAGAACACGAAGCTGGAGACTATATTCGTTTAAAAGGGCATGTGCATTTGGAAGATATATATCAAAAATATAAGTTGTTTGTCTCTGCATCTACGAGTGAAGGATTTGGTTTAACATTGTTAGAAGCGGTCGGATCAGGTTTAGGAATGATAGGGTTTGATGTGAATTATGGAAATCCTACGTTTATTCGTGACGGTAAAAATGGTTATCTATTACCTGTCAATGCGAAAGAAGAAGCGTCTGAAGCAATTGTGCAACGTTATGCAGCATCTATAGTTAAATTCTTTAATGATGGCCCTAGAGGAGCACATAAAGTGTCATACAATGTTGCGCGTCCATTCCTTACATCAGATATTCAACTTAAATGGAAACAATGTTTAGGAGAGGTGTCACATGATTAA
- a CDS encoding PhzF family phenazine biosynthesis protein, translating into MKTVKVYQYDVFTTEPTRGNAAGVVLNGDMITTDEMQAIAYEAGYNETAFLMASAHADFQIRFFTPQKEVDVCGHATIATVVAAKSKHLIPNDKSHIVVETKVGALSMTLKQKGEHWCVTMMQNVPQFKAFEGSVYQLVHALGIHEEDIDDRFPMVYGNTGVWTLLVPVTSLDVCRKMKPHNQKFAEILIEEPGASVHPFCLETYNPSRDMHGRHFSASDAGTIEDAVTGTASGVMGAYYAKYINPNHAAYSLRIEQGQEIGKDGFVEVDVYCDAEQWNVYITGQAIEARQFSIVL; encoded by the coding sequence ATGAAAACTGTAAAAGTGTATCAATACGATGTGTTTACAACTGAACCAACGAGAGGGAATGCGGCAGGTGTTGTACTTAATGGAGATATGATTACGACTGATGAAATGCAAGCCATCGCCTATGAAGCGGGATATAACGAAACTGCATTTTTAATGGCTTCAGCGCATGCTGACTTCCAAATTCGCTTTTTTACACCTCAAAAAGAGGTGGATGTATGTGGACATGCGACCATTGCAACCGTTGTTGCTGCTAAATCGAAACATCTTATTCCTAACGATAAAAGTCATATTGTAGTTGAAACAAAAGTAGGGGCTTTGAGCATGACTTTAAAACAAAAAGGGGAACATTGGTGTGTCACCATGATGCAGAACGTACCGCAATTTAAAGCATTTGAAGGCTCTGTGTATCAGCTTGTACATGCGCTTGGAATTCATGAGGAAGACATTGATGATCGCTTTCCGATGGTGTATGGGAACACGGGTGTATGGACATTGTTGGTACCGGTGACGTCACTGGACGTTTGTCGCAAAATGAAACCTCATAATCAAAAGTTTGCTGAAATATTAATTGAAGAGCCGGGGGCTTCTGTGCATCCGTTTTGCCTTGAAACTTATAATCCTTCCCGTGACATGCATGGGAGGCACTTTTCGGCTTCTGATGCAGGAACGATAGAAGATGCTGTTACAGGTACGGCGTCTGGCGTAATGGGCGCTTATTATGCAAAGTATATCAATCCGAATCACGCAGCGTATTCACTTCGTATAGAGCAAGGTCAAGAAATAGGGAAAGATGGTTTCGTTGAGGTGGACGTCTATTGTGACGCAGAACAATGGAACGTTTATATTACAGGACAAGCTATCGAAGCACGACAGTTTTCAATTGTGTTATAA
- a CDS encoding thiolase family protein gives MREAYIVAYGRSAAAKAKNGALFHERPDDVAAAVLKGVLDRVDGAFKPEMIDDVIVGNAFPEGLQGQNIARTIALRAGLPHHVPGQTVNRYCSSGLQTIALAANQILANQGDIIVAGGVELMSAVPMGGNEPTNNPTLQNEDAGVSYPMGLTAENVAEKYNVSREAQDAYAVESHQRAARAQASGKFDDEIITIPVKTVTYTAQGPKVETTQFNKDEFIRPDTNLDTLAHLPTVFKADGTVTAATSAPLSDGAGFVVVMSGEKVNALGVTPIAKFIAYEAVGVDPKLMGIGPAYAIPEVLKRAKLSINDIDLVELNEAFAAQTIASMNDVGLDASKTNVNGGAIALGHPLGATGAMLTGRLLSEMKKRSDARYGMVTMCIGVGMGAAAIFEYIRKS, from the coding sequence ATGAGAGAAGCTTATATTGTTGCTTACGGTCGCTCAGCAGCTGCAAAAGCCAAGAACGGTGCCTTATTCCATGAAAGACCTGATGATGTTGCCGCAGCGGTCCTTAAAGGTGTTTTGGATCGCGTAGATGGTGCATTCAAACCTGAAATGATTGATGATGTTATTGTTGGCAATGCCTTTCCAGAAGGTCTTCAAGGGCAGAATATTGCACGAACGATTGCATTACGTGCTGGACTCCCTCATCATGTACCTGGACAAACTGTGAACCGATATTGTTCTTCAGGACTTCAAACGATTGCATTAGCTGCGAATCAAATTCTTGCTAATCAAGGCGATATTATCGTAGCTGGTGGTGTCGAACTGATGAGCGCTGTACCTATGGGCGGTAATGAACCCACTAACAACCCGACATTACAAAATGAGGACGCTGGCGTCTCTTACCCGATGGGGCTGACTGCTGAAAACGTTGCTGAAAAATATAATGTGTCTCGTGAAGCCCAAGATGCTTATGCAGTAGAAAGCCATCAACGTGCTGCCCGAGCACAGGCGTCAGGAAAATTTGATGATGAAATCATAACTATTCCTGTTAAAACTGTCACGTATACTGCACAAGGTCCTAAAGTAGAAACGACACAATTTAATAAAGATGAATTCATTCGTCCTGATACGAATCTCGATACATTAGCGCACTTACCGACTGTGTTCAAGGCAGATGGTACTGTAACAGCTGCGACATCCGCACCTTTATCAGATGGGGCAGGTTTTGTTGTAGTCATGTCTGGCGAAAAAGTAAATGCGTTGGGTGTGACCCCAATCGCTAAATTTATCGCTTACGAAGCTGTCGGTGTAGATCCTAAATTGATGGGCATCGGGCCTGCATACGCCATACCTGAAGTGTTGAAACGTGCGAAATTAAGCATCAACGATATCGATTTGGTCGAACTCAATGAGGCATTTGCCGCACAAACCATCGCATCGATGAATGATGTTGGTTTAGATGCTTCTAAAACAAACGTCAATGGTGGTGCGATTGCACTCGGCCACCCATTAGGTGCTACAGGTGCTATGTTAACTGGGCGTCTCCTTTCAGAAATGAAAAAACGGAGTGATGCACGTTACGGCATGGTGACGATGTGCATCGGTGTTGGCATGGGTGCCGCAGCAATATTTGAATATATTAGAAAATCTTAA
- the fadB gene encoding 3-hydroxyacyl-CoA dehydrogenase/crotonase FadB, producing MTINKITVLGAGTMGAQLAALFVNAGLKVQLLDIVIDEQDPNKISKKAYDMITDKKRPLLFDLQYASNLTYGNFNDDLADSDADLYIEAVKEDLEVKHSVWRNVAQIAPKNAVFATNTSGIPIEAIAQVFDETDKARFFGLHFFNPPRIMKLVEVIPNRLTDAAYIDKVQTFAQDVLGKGVVIANDVPGFVANRIGTQSMNDIMYRAEQHGFSITDVDALTGQAIGRPKTGTYALTDLVGLDIAVSVIKGLQQVPEEQPFFKDVTLVSTLYDKGALGRKTKQGFYKKDKATKSRLVFDPNTQDYVPVEKPQIPLLAQFNKDLAHNLDVIFNATDDAGRFLWETLRNNFYYAARNVPYAAKDFKDVDRALVWGFNWKLGPFQLWDLMGFDRVKSRIEDELGNLPDWLQSIQNGFYEKGESIERVTPVSNWITDSIWNREDSKLSVANEQQLLLKLQSKNNVITDGFTDDLVEAIDLLETQSYTSMVIYAGGNNFSVGANLYQMKQAHEDGTVDDMVGDAVEKLHSSFNRIKYSTKPIVTAVHGRALGGGCELVLYSPFVVAASETYIGLVEAGVGLLPSAGGLAEMAHRILHTSHMKNDHQNSMTNLLMTIGFAKVSTNAFEAKRYGFLRDTDTIIFNTEKRVEIALRRAQYEADTNYLPAPKQQYFALGSDFIALAQGQLDAQKEGHFISEHDYNIALRIATVLAGGDLPRNTFVNQRYLQKLEKHHFLTLLKTEKTYDRICHMLKTGKPLRN from the coding sequence ATGACAATCAATAAAATCACCGTCCTAGGTGCTGGCACAATGGGCGCACAACTCGCTGCACTTTTCGTTAATGCTGGTCTTAAAGTACAATTACTCGACATTGTCATTGATGAACAAGATCCAAATAAAATTTCGAAAAAAGCATATGATATGATTACAGATAAAAAACGCCCGCTGCTTTTTGACTTACAATATGCGTCGAATTTAACATATGGTAATTTTAACGATGATTTGGCAGATTCAGATGCCGATTTATATATCGAGGCAGTTAAAGAAGATTTAGAAGTCAAACATTCCGTATGGAGAAATGTCGCACAAATTGCTCCTAAAAATGCAGTGTTTGCGACAAATACTTCAGGTATTCCAATCGAAGCCATTGCACAGGTTTTTGATGAAACTGATAAAGCACGCTTTTTTGGCCTTCACTTCTTCAATCCGCCACGTATTATGAAATTGGTAGAAGTGATACCAAACCGTTTAACAGATGCTGCCTATATCGATAAAGTTCAAACGTTTGCGCAAGATGTATTAGGAAAAGGGGTTGTCATTGCAAATGATGTACCTGGATTTGTGGCAAACCGCATCGGAACACAATCTATGAATGACATTATGTATCGTGCAGAACAACATGGCTTTTCAATTACTGATGTAGATGCTTTAACAGGTCAAGCAATTGGACGCCCTAAAACAGGCACATACGCTCTAACAGACTTAGTCGGACTCGATATTGCCGTTTCGGTAATTAAAGGATTACAACAAGTCCCTGAAGAACAACCCTTTTTCAAGGATGTGACGTTGGTGTCTACGTTGTATGACAAAGGTGCACTCGGCAGAAAAACGAAACAAGGCTTTTACAAGAAAGACAAAGCCACAAAATCACGTCTTGTTTTCGATCCAAACACTCAAGATTATGTGCCTGTTGAAAAACCTCAAATCCCTTTATTAGCACAATTTAATAAAGACTTAGCACATAATTTAGACGTTATCTTTAATGCCACTGATGATGCAGGTCGCTTTTTATGGGAAACATTACGTAACAACTTTTATTATGCTGCGCGGAACGTGCCTTATGCGGCAAAAGATTTTAAAGATGTCGATCGTGCGTTGGTTTGGGGATTCAACTGGAAACTTGGTCCTTTCCAATTATGGGATTTAATGGGCTTTGACCGTGTCAAATCACGTATAGAAGATGAACTCGGCAATTTACCAGACTGGCTTCAATCGATTCAAAATGGATTCTATGAAAAAGGTGAATCTATCGAGCGCGTTACACCTGTGTCAAATTGGATTACAGATTCAATCTGGAATCGTGAGGATTCTAAATTAAGTGTAGCCAACGAACAACAACTCTTGTTGAAACTACAAAGCAAAAACAATGTTATTACTGATGGTTTTACAGATGATTTAGTTGAAGCCATTGATTTACTTGAAACACAATCCTATACCAGCATGGTCATTTATGCAGGTGGCAATAACTTTAGCGTTGGCGCAAACCTTTATCAAATGAAACAAGCGCACGAAGACGGTACTGTCGACGATATGGTCGGTGATGCCGTTGAAAAACTCCACAGTAGTTTCAATCGCATAAAATACAGTACAAAACCGATTGTGACAGCAGTTCATGGACGTGCACTAGGTGGTGGATGTGAACTTGTGTTATATTCCCCATTTGTCGTTGCTGCAAGTGAAACATATATTGGTTTAGTTGAAGCTGGTGTCGGTCTATTACCAAGTGCTGGTGGTCTTGCAGAAATGGCTCATCGTATTCTGCACACTTCCCATATGAAAAATGACCACCAAAACAGTATGACGAACCTCCTTATGACTATCGGATTTGCCAAAGTATCTACCAATGCATTTGAAGCGAAACGCTATGGCTTTTTACGTGACACAGATACCATTATTTTCAACACTGAAAAACGCGTAGAAATCGCATTACGCCGTGCACAATATGAAGCAGATACCAATTACCTCCCAGCCCCAAAACAACAGTATTTCGCGCTAGGTTCCGATTTCATTGCACTCGCACAAGGTCAGTTGGATGCTCAAAAAGAAGGACATTTCATTAGTGAACACGATTATAATATCGCATTACGTATTGCTACAGTACTTGCAGGTGGTGATTTGCCAAGAAATACGTTTGTAAACCAACGTTATTTGCAAAAACTGGAAAAACATCACTTCCTCACATTATTGAAAACTGAAAAAACGTATGACCGTATTTGTCATATGCTAAAAACTGGAAAACCATTACGTAACTAA
- the gtfB gene encoding accessory Sec system glycosylation chaperone GtfB gives MINLFERFDLNARTLYDTLRLSNHNATTIVMEDDGFLPEGIVTPYQFFSNYRIPKQSKPLYFNEVDVPRFWEIEGNNDIAWVKDMGVKRAKINYRPNLKPRIVSHVDWYDGEGRLQYVDHYTQHGVHFAQSVYDTSGKLIMRKYMDQQGREVIYENFIVQSIILHWQGQSYHFNDKVNFVLFFIRALNIDLSQFIINSLGTPFAVLYYLDTNGHDILFWQEACQGHIPGNMTLMLSGKLKRQFDVVVPDYTEYETLTQSMSIEEREHVHNAGYIYDYKKVNGYSMDVLIMTNSDQIHNLGAIVEACPFATFHIGAVTEMSTNLTAFDTYSNVKLFPAIERETVKQLYQKCDIYLDINEGGEIINAVRMAFDYDMLIFAYNDIAHNISVTAPENRFTKTDGGASLQTALKDVQQKKRFFKVRHTYQKQHVQEIEVKRFKTLISKLSN, from the coding sequence ATGATTAATTTATTTGAACGTTTTGACCTAAATGCACGTACGCTTTACGATACTTTACGCCTTTCAAATCATAATGCGACAACCATTGTTATGGAAGATGATGGTTTTTTACCTGAAGGCATTGTGACGCCGTATCAATTTTTTTCGAATTACCGCATTCCGAAACAATCTAAACCGCTTTATTTTAATGAAGTTGACGTCCCGCGATTTTGGGAGATTGAGGGCAATAATGATATTGCGTGGGTCAAAGATATGGGGGTCAAACGTGCCAAAATTAATTATCGTCCCAACCTTAAACCACGTATTGTAAGTCATGTGGATTGGTATGATGGCGAAGGGCGTTTACAATATGTAGACCACTATACACAGCACGGTGTCCATTTCGCGCAATCTGTTTATGATACGTCAGGTAAACTAATCATGCGTAAATATATGGACCAACAAGGACGAGAAGTCATATATGAAAATTTTATCGTGCAATCTATTATCTTACATTGGCAAGGGCAATCGTATCACTTCAATGATAAAGTGAACTTCGTGTTGTTTTTTATCCGTGCACTTAATATTGATTTATCGCAATTTATCATAAATTCTTTAGGGACGCCTTTTGCGGTATTGTACTATTTAGATACGAATGGTCATGACATATTATTTTGGCAAGAAGCGTGCCAAGGTCATATCCCTGGAAATATGACGTTGATGTTGAGTGGTAAACTGAAAAGACAGTTTGACGTTGTCGTTCCTGATTATACGGAGTATGAAACATTAACACAAAGTATGTCTATAGAAGAACGGGAACATGTTCATAATGCGGGTTACATTTATGACTATAAAAAAGTGAATGGGTATTCAATGGATGTACTCATTATGACCAATTCTGATCAAATCCACAATTTGGGCGCAATTGTAGAAGCATGTCCGTTTGCTACATTCCATATTGGTGCGGTTACAGAAATGTCGACAAATTTAACTGCATTTGATACCTATTCAAATGTAAAACTTTTTCCAGCGATTGAACGTGAAACGGTGAAACAGTTATATCAAAAGTGTGATATCTACTTAGATATTAATGAAGGTGGCGAAATTATTAATGCGGTACGTATGGCGTTTGATTATGACATGTTGATTTTCGCATACAATGACATCGCGCATAATATTAGTGTTACAGCACCTGAAAATCGCTTTACGAAAACGGATGGGGGAGCCAGCCTTCAAACTGCATTAAAAGATGTTCAACAGAAAAAACGCTTCTTTAAAGTACGTCATACTTATCAAAAACAACATGTACAAGAAATTGAAGTAAAACGATTCAAAACATTGATATCAAAACTCAGTAATTAA
- the fadE gene encoding acyl-CoA dehydrogenase FadE, producing MTNRETLLNTLYPEDILSIAKDLTDGELELLKQLNELLEQKYRKDVNRHWVNATVPEDFFEDIGKLNYFTNPLLFKGREGAKTPSQLFQFFMAYTLARFDVSLATLLGVHQGLGHNTFLFGGSKEQVAKYVPKLQSHELRTCFALTEPDHGSDVAGGLATTAEQKGDVWILNGEKKWIGGAHVSDIIPVFAVNTETGKPHCFIVKPDQQGVEIDVLQDKIALRIVPNAHIKLTNVQVTEADRLQNITSFKDIAKILYSTRAGVAYMATGALAGTLRATLDYVKSRQQFGKSISKYQLVQEKVSMIQGNLAHAMAISAALARKQANGEYDEVATSTAKMMNALRLRESVAMGRGVCGGNGILAGDYDIARFFSDAEAIFTYEGTHEINALVIGRALTGDSAFI from the coding sequence ATGACAAATCGAGAAACACTTTTAAATACGCTATATCCTGAAGATATTTTAAGCATTGCGAAAGATTTAACAGATGGTGAACTCGAACTGTTGAAACAACTGAATGAATTGTTGGAACAAAAATATCGGAAAGATGTGAATCGTCATTGGGTTAATGCGACAGTGCCAGAAGATTTTTTTGAAGATATTGGTAAGCTTAATTATTTTACAAATCCCCTACTCTTTAAAGGGCGTGAAGGGGCTAAAACCCCAAGCCAATTGTTTCAATTTTTTATGGCATATACACTCGCACGTTTTGATGTATCACTTGCAACACTGTTAGGTGTACATCAAGGTTTAGGTCACAACACATTTTTATTTGGCGGCTCAAAGGAACAAGTAGCCAAATATGTTCCTAAACTTCAGTCACACGAACTACGTACATGTTTTGCATTAACGGAGCCTGATCACGGCTCAGATGTTGCGGGTGGACTTGCGACAACCGCTGAACAAAAAGGAGACGTTTGGATTCTCAATGGTGAGAAGAAATGGATTGGTGGTGCACATGTTTCAGATATTATTCCTGTTTTTGCAGTCAACACAGAAACAGGTAAACCACACTGCTTTATCGTCAAACCAGACCAACAAGGCGTTGAAATTGATGTTCTTCAAGATAAAATCGCATTACGTATCGTTCCAAACGCCCATATTAAACTGACTAATGTTCAAGTGACAGAAGCAGATCGTCTCCAAAATATTACGTCATTTAAAGATATCGCTAAAATTTTATATTCGACGCGTGCAGGCGTAGCCTATATGGCCACAGGTGCCTTAGCCGGTACGTTACGTGCAACGTTAGATTACGTTAAATCCCGTCAACAATTCGGTAAATCCATTAGTAAATATCAACTCGTCCAAGAAAAGGTTTCTATGATACAAGGCAACTTGGCACATGCAATGGCCATAAGTGCAGCATTAGCTCGGAAACAAGCCAATGGTGAATACGATGAAGTTGCGACGTCTACCGCCAAAATGATGAACGCGTTACGTTTGCGTGAATCTGTCGCAATGGGTCGCGGTGTATGTGGCGGAAACGGTATCCTTGCTGGTGACTATGACATCGCACGCTTTTTCTCTGATGCTGAAGCCATTTTCACATATGAAGGTACGCATGAAATCAATGCACTCGTGATTGGTCGCGCTTTAACAGGAGACTCCGCATTTATTTAA
- the fadD gene encoding long-chain-fatty-acid--CoA ligase FadD: MNFDWIKTRSDFDIEKPAVIDPLKGTQWTYQQLNIRADHMAHYLTDKGIQKGDVVGVFAPNDVALLDLLFACFKMGAVFLPINWRLNPKEIAAVVKDSELKILFYAEKHLSSLTDVDEKLLHMDIDSPEYARIVNPEHHQPFKATKVEANDLAALIYTSGTTGEPKGVMFSYDSFVNNGTNIELTYKFNSDYTTIISTPMFHVLGFNDTVLPTLMAGGTLVLQRYFNGEALNDLIAQYEPSFIIMIPTMYYATIKQPNFNPENFRKMKYVIQGGSQPLPSIQAAFKQYGVNIINGYGLTEAPLVMVNTPENALRKPMSIGKSVMFVESIILDDDKNEVGVGEIGELAIKAKNVTPGYWKKPEETAKIFHGPYLLTGDLAKKDEDGDIFIIDRKKELIITGGENVLPSEVETALAEHPLVDRCVVVGYDHPKYGESIAAAVILRENDPDYERKLDTFMRDKLAGYKVPRMYHPVTYMPLNSTQKPDKRAIREMMNQKAQALK; this comes from the coding sequence ATGAATTTCGATTGGATTAAAACGCGCTCTGATTTTGATATTGAAAAGCCAGCTGTCATCGATCCATTAAAGGGGACACAGTGGACGTACCAGCAACTGAATATTCGCGCAGATCATATGGCACATTATCTCACTGACAAAGGCATTCAAAAAGGTGATGTCGTCGGTGTATTTGCACCCAATGATGTTGCACTTTTAGATTTATTATTTGCTTGTTTTAAAATGGGCGCAGTATTTTTACCTATTAATTGGCGACTCAATCCTAAAGAAATCGCAGCAGTTGTCAAAGATTCCGAACTCAAAATATTATTTTATGCAGAAAAACATTTAAGTTCATTGACCGATGTTGATGAAAAACTTTTGCATATGGACATCGATAGTCCTGAATACGCAAGAATCGTAAATCCAGAACACCATCAACCATTTAAAGCGACTAAAGTAGAGGCAAATGATTTGGCGGCTTTGATATATACAAGTGGCACGACGGGTGAACCTAAAGGCGTGATGTTTTCGTATGACTCATTTGTAAATAATGGTACCAATATTGAATTAACGTATAAATTCAACTCCGACTATACAACCATTATTTCTACACCAATGTTTCATGTTTTAGGTTTCAATGACACAGTACTACCCACATTAATGGCTGGTGGCACACTCGTTTTACAACGCTACTTTAATGGCGAAGCATTGAATGACTTAATTGCACAATATGAACCGAGTTTTATCATTATGATTCCAACGATGTATTATGCAACCATTAAGCAACCTAACTTTAATCCTGAAAACTTTAGAAAAATGAAATATGTCATTCAAGGTGGGTCACAACCTTTGCCAAGTATCCAAGCAGCCTTTAAACAATATGGTGTCAATATCATTAATGGATACGGTTTAACTGAGGCGCCACTCGTTATGGTGAATACACCTGAAAATGCACTAAGAAAACCAATGAGTATCGGAAAATCTGTCATGTTTGTTGAAAGTATCATTCTTGATGATGATAAAAATGAAGTCGGTGTCGGAGAAATCGGAGAACTTGCGATTAAAGCTAAAAATGTGACACCTGGTTATTGGAAAAAACCTGAAGAAACTGCCAAAATTTTTCATGGTCCTTACCTATTAACTGGTGATTTAGCCAAGAAAGATGAAGACGGCGATATTTTTATCATCGATCGCAAAAAAGAACTCATCATTACAGGTGGTGAAAACGTATTACCTTCTGAAGTCGAAACCGCACTCGCTGAACATCCGCTCGTGGATCGCTGTGTAGTGGTTGGATATGATCATCCGAAATATGGTGAATCTATTGCGGCTGCCGTCATCTTAAGGGAGAATGACCCAGATTATGAGCGTAAGCTTGATACATTTATGCGAGACAAACTTGCGGGTTATAAAGTGCCTCGCATGTATCATCCAGTCACGTACATGCCGTTGAACTCGACACAAAAACCCGATAAACGTGCAATTCGTGAAATGATGAATCAAAAAGCTCAAGCATTAAAATAA